A region of the Gallaecimonas mangrovi genome:
CGGCATCGTAGTCGGCGGCGTGGGCTTCGGCGTTATTAAAATCAAGGCCGGCGGTTACGCAGGCTTTTGCCAGCACCGTTTGCCCCAAGGCCAAGGCGGCCATGGTGGTGGTATCAAAGCTGACAAAGGGGTGGAAAGGCGAGCGCTTGAGATTAACCCTTTCAATGGCCGCATTTAAAAAGCCCAAGTCAAAGGCGGCGTTGTGGCCCACCAAAATGGCCCTTTGGCAGTCATTTGCCTTCATTTCCTTGCGCACCGCTTTGAATAAATCTTTTAAGGCATCCCCTTCGTCGATTGCCAGGCGCAATGGGTGCCAGGGGTCGGTAATACCGGTAAATTTCAGCGCTGCCTCTTCAAGGTTGGCGCCTTCAAAGGGCAAAACGTTGTGGAACAGGGTTTGTTTAACGAAAAAATGGCCGTTTTCGTCTACATCTATGAGGGTGGCAGCAATTTGCAGCAAGGCATCGGTTTTGGCATTAAACCCGGCCGTCTCCACATCGATAATGACAGGGTAGAAACCGCGAAAACGCTGACTGAGAAGTGTGGACATGAAATACTGTGACTGATGGCCGGGGGGTCATTATGACAAAAGCAGACAAAACCCTAAAGTTACAAAAACACCTGCCGAAAAAGGTCAGAGGTAGGGGAGAGTCTATGCTGTCCAAGTCTTTCAACATTGCTGTAGCTGCCGCCTTGGTATCACTGGCACTCCGTCCGGAGCCAGTGGATGCGGGTGTGCGCTATTACGCAGCGAGCCTGGGGCAATCACAGTGGCATGTTACAGCGTCAAACCCGCTGCAGTGCCGATTGGAACACCGTATCCCCGATTACGGTGTGGCGGTTTTCACGTCGAAAGCCAGCCGTAAGGAAAACCTGCTTTTTGCGCTCAACGTCAAAGATGCGCCCCGTCAACAAACGGTGGCCAAGCTTGCCAGTGTGCCGCCGTCGTGGCAGCCGGGGCTAAAAGCCGAACAGTTGGGCACGGTACCCTTGTATCCGCGTTTTCCGGCCGAGGTAACCAATGACCGTGCCTGGAGCATGCTGTCAGAGCTCGACGCTGGCCGTTTCCCAACCCTGACCTATCCTGATCGCCTGGGCCACAACAAGGTGTCGGTTGCGCTGTCGTCCAGTAACTTTAAGCAAAGTTATCAAGCCTTTATGAGCTGTCTTGGTGGCTTGTTGCCGGTGAGCTTTGACGACATTGCCTTCTCGGTGCTGCACTATAAGAAAAATTCGTCTGACCTGACCGACGAGTCGGCAAAACGCTTAGAACTGATTGGCGAGTACCTGCAGAACGACAAGCAGTTTGCCGCTATTAATGTGGCGGCCTATTCGGATTCCTATGGCGGTCGCTGGACCAACGAAGAGCTGTCTAAAAAGCGGGCCAAAGCCATTAAAGCCTATTTAGTGGCGAAGGGCTTACCGGCCGACAAAATCGATACCGAAGGCTACGGTGAGCGCCGCCATATTGCCTCAAATAACACCGAGGAAGGGCGCGAGCTGAACCGGCGAGTGGTGCTACGTATCAAGCGCTAACAAAAAAGGCACCTTCGGGTGCCTTTTTTCATGGTAAAGCGATTAGCCTGCAAGGCCTTTGCCTGCATCTTTTTTAGCAATAAATTCAATTTTGTAGCCGTCTGGGTCTTCAACAAAGGCAATCACGGTGGTGCCGCCTTTTACCGGGCCCGGCTCACGGGTCACCTTGCCACCTTTGCTACGCACCTCTTCACACAAGGCGTAGATATCGTCGGCTTCAATGGCGATATGGCCATAACCTTCGCCAAGATCGTAGCTTGCTACGCCCCAGTTGTAGGTTAGTTCAATCACGGTGTGGTCGATTTCGTCGCCGTAGCCAACGAAAGCCAGGGTGTATTTGTACTCGGTGTTCTCGGACTGGCGAAGCAGTTTCATGCCGAGTACGTCGGTGTAGAAGGCGATAGACTTGTCCAAATCGCCGACCCTAAGCATGGTGTGTAACAGTCGCATTGCTCACCTCGTTGTTATATTTCGGTTTTATCTTTGAATTCACAAAGATCTTCGATGATGCATGAGCCGCAGCGAGGCTTGCGGGCTATGCAGGTGTAGCGGCCGTGCAGTATTAACCAGTGGTGCACGTCCACTTTAAATTCCTTGGGTACCACTTTTTCGAGCTTGTCTTCTACGGCGCGCACGTCTTTGCCTGGGGCAAATTTGCTGCGGTTAGAGACCCTGAAAATATGGGTGTCTACGGCAATGGTTGGCCAGCCAAAGGCGGTGTTCAAAACCACATTGGCCGTTTTGCGGCCAACGCCAGGCAGGGCTTCCAGTGCCTCGCGGCTTTCTGGCACTTCACCATTATGTTCATCCAGCAAGATGCGGCACATCTTGTGAACGTTCTCGGCCTTGGCATTAAAAAGGCCAATGGTCTTGATATAG
Encoded here:
- the rnt gene encoding ribonuclease T, with product MSTLLSQRFRGFYPVIIDVETAGFNAKTDALLQIAATLIDVDENGHFFVKQTLFHNVLPFEGANLEEAALKFTGITDPWHPLRLAIDEGDALKDLFKAVRKEMKANDCQRAILVGHNAAFDLGFLNAAIERVNLKRSPFHPFVSFDTTTMAALALGQTVLAKACVTAGLDFNNAEAHAADYDAERTAQLFCLIVNRWQQLGGWPLATPEPQTELPPEDSQ
- a CDS encoding flagellar protein MotY gives rise to the protein MLSKSFNIAVAAALVSLALRPEPVDAGVRYYAASLGQSQWHVTASNPLQCRLEHRIPDYGVAVFTSKASRKENLLFALNVKDAPRQQTVAKLASVPPSWQPGLKAEQLGTVPLYPRFPAEVTNDRAWSMLSELDAGRFPTLTYPDRLGHNKVSVALSSSNFKQSYQAFMSCLGGLLPVSFDDIAFSVLHYKKNSSDLTDESAKRLELIGEYLQNDKQFAAINVAAYSDSYGGRWTNEELSKKRAKAIKAYLVAKGLPADKIDTEGYGERRHIASNNTEEGRELNRRVVLRIKR
- the gloA gene encoding lactoylglutathione lyase, producing MRLLHTMLRVGDLDKSIAFYTDVLGMKLLRQSENTEYKYTLAFVGYGDEIDHTVIELTYNWGVASYDLGEGYGHIAIEADDIYALCEEVRSKGGKVTREPGPVKGGTTVIAFVEDPDGYKIEFIAKKDAGKGLAG
- the nth gene encoding endonuclease III: MNQQKRIEILTRLRDANPHPTTELNFSSPFELLVAVTLSAQATDVGVNKATAKLFPVANTPQAIWDLGVDGLKSYIKTIGLFNAKAENVHKMCRILLDEHNGEVPESREALEALPGVGRKTANVVLNTAFGWPTIAVDTHIFRVSNRSKFAPGKDVRAVEDKLEKVVPKEFKVDVHHWLILHGRYTCIARKPRCGSCIIEDLCEFKDKTEI